A section of the Telopea speciosissima isolate NSW1024214 ecotype Mountain lineage chromosome 3, Tspe_v1, whole genome shotgun sequence genome encodes:
- the LOC122656461 gene encoding CASP-like protein 4B1 — protein MNPTKEMENSQDHTPMKPETAPPLPPPDIENQSSSYTLVHQRRRREDLLKKGQVVLRTICSLFSFISFVIMATNNHRVSGNIYDNNFHHYEQYRYLLAIGIISTVYTIAQVLRQIHEFSTGKYLFSQLGLNFLDFFGDQIIAYLLVSGASSAVPLTNLARKQRDNVLADPAAASISMAILAFVALAMSALISGFKLSIFTEKYI, from the exons ATGAATCCGACCAAAGAAATGGAGAATTCCCAAGATCACACTCCAATGAAACCTGAAACGGCACCGCCACTGCCACCGCCGGACATCGAGAACCAGTCATCGTCATATACGTTGGTCCATCAGCGACGGCGAAGAGAAGATTTATTGAAAAAGGGTCAGGTGGTCCTAAGGACGATATGCTCGCTCTTCTCGTTTATTTCTTTCGTAATCATGGCTACTAACAACCACAGAGTTTCGGGCAATATCTATGATAATAATTTCCATCATTATGAACAATATAG GTATTTGTTAGCAATAGGCATTATTTCCACTGTTTACACGATAGCTCAGGTTTTGCGTCAAATTCACGAATTCTCTACTGGGAAGTACTTGTTTTCGCAGCTGGGATTGAattttctggacttttttggcGATCAG ATCATTGCGTACCTGTTAGTGTCTGGAGCATCATCGGCCGTTCCATTGACGAATTTGGCGAGAAAACAGAGAGATAACGTACTTGCAGATCCAGCTGCGGCTTCAATAAGTATGGCTATCTTGGCTTTCGTGGCTCTAGCGATGTCGGCCTTAATATCTGGATTTAAGCTCTCTATCTTTACTGAGAAATATATCTAA
- the LOC122655407 gene encoding uncharacterized protein LOC122655407 → MEDWPPDPPAKVGEGRPASLAKVVVRTLSIPPVEVDIKKPVLFYGEPAVFFSKEEVARSKVAFHSALVGKCVFGRPSLFEIKSFLKREFFLQGDVIISTLDSRHVLLRFMNHMDFVKVWLKESLHIKGYLFRFMKWTSDFTSGWESLYAPVWISFPGLRINFYQGNYLLSIAETIDKPLQVDGATANCIRTVAAHFCVELDLRNPIPSKIWIGCGGDGFFQKVVVECLPSYCVSCFKIGHAMVNCRKAMKETLARDAARKGKMIVIDAGAQGEWMENQVESLHGRKVSVP, encoded by the coding sequence ATGGAAGATTGGCCGCCGGATCCTCCTGCGAAGGTGGGAGAAGGACGGCCAGCCTCTTTGGCCAAGGTGGTGGTGCGCACTCTTTCCATTCCTCCGGTGGAGGTGGACATTAAGAAGCCAGTGTTGTTCTATGGGGAGCCTGCTGTGTTTTTCTCGAAGGAGGAAGTGGCTCGTTCGAAAGTGGCGTTTCATTCAGCCCTAGTTGGGAAGTGCGTGTTTGGAAGACCATCGTTGTTTGAGATCAAGAGTTTTTTGAAGAGGGAGTTCTTTCTCCAAGGGGACGTCATCATCTCCACTCTGGATTCAAGACACGTTTTGCTCAGGTTCATGAACCATATGGATTTTGTGAAGGTGTGGCTAAAAGAAAGCCTGCACATCAAGGGTTACCTATTCAGATTCATGAAGTGGACATCGGATTTCACTTCGGGCTGGGAATCGCTATATGCGCCAGTGTGGATCTCCTTCCCGGGTCTCCGTATCAATTTTTATCAAGGAAACTATCTCCTCTCCATTGCGGAAACGATCGACAAGCCTCTGCAGGTTGATGGTGCAACGGCCAATTGTATAAGGACAGTTGCTGCACATTTTTGTGTCGAACTGGACTTGAGGAATCCTATTCCCTCTAAAATATGGATTGGGTGTGGGGGGGATGGCTTCTTCCAGAAAGTGGTGGTGGAATGTCTTCCTTCATATTGTGTTTCTTGCTTCAAGATTGGTCATGCGATGGTGAATTGCAGGAAGGCGATGAAGGAAACTTTGGCTAGGGATGCAGCCCGCAAAGGCAAGATGATCGTCATTGATGCCGGTGCACAGGGAGAATGGATGGAGAACCAGGTCGAGTCTTTACATGGGAGGAAGGTTTCGGTTCCATAG